The following are encoded together in the Streptomyces sp. NBC_00358 genome:
- the ddaH gene encoding dimethylargininase, translated as MHPLRRATPRRYLMCPPVHFDVTYAINPWMDPAKPVDVPLALAQWEDLRDRYRSLGHTVEELTPRPGLPDMVFAANGATVVDGRVLGARFAYPQREPEAAAHLEWFRARGFGQIHEAAHINEGEGDFVVTGSYLLAGRGFRASPLSHGEAQEFFGRPVIGLDLVDPRYYHLDTALAVLDDTADDVMYYPPAFSPGSREVLRRLFPDALTATAEDAAALGLNAVSDGLHVLLPQEAAGLFDPLRERGFVPVGVDLGELLKGGGSVKCCTQELRG; from the coding sequence TTGCACCCTCTCCGCCGTGCCACGCCCCGGCGTTACCTCATGTGCCCACCGGTGCACTTCGACGTGACATACGCGATCAACCCGTGGATGGACCCCGCCAAACCGGTCGACGTGCCGCTCGCCCTCGCCCAGTGGGAGGACCTCCGGGACCGCTATCGCTCCCTCGGCCACACGGTCGAGGAGCTCACCCCCCGTCCGGGCCTGCCGGACATGGTCTTCGCGGCGAACGGCGCGACGGTCGTGGACGGCAGGGTGCTGGGCGCCCGGTTCGCCTACCCGCAGCGCGAGCCGGAGGCGGCGGCGCACCTGGAGTGGTTCCGTGCCCGCGGCTTCGGGCAGATCCACGAAGCGGCGCACATCAACGAGGGAGAGGGCGACTTCGTCGTCACGGGGTCGTATCTGCTCGCGGGCCGGGGCTTTCGGGCCAGCCCGCTCTCGCACGGGGAGGCGCAGGAGTTCTTCGGCCGTCCGGTGATCGGCCTGGACCTGGTCGACCCCCGCTACTACCACCTGGACACGGCCCTCGCCGTCCTCGACGACACCGCGGACGACGTCATGTACTACCCGCCGGCGTTCTCCCCCGGCAGCCGCGAGGTACTGCGCCGGCTGTTCCCGGACGCGCTGACCGCCACGGCCGAGGACGCCGCCGCGCTGGGCCTGAACGCGGTCTCGGACGGTCTGCACGTGCTGTTGCCGCAGGAGGCGGCGGGCCTGTTCGACCCGCTCCGGGAGCGCGGCTTCGTACCCGTCGGTGTCGACCTCGGGGAGCTCCTCAAGGGCGGCGGAAGCGTCAAGTGCTGCACTCAGGAGCTGAGAGGTTAG
- a CDS encoding bifunctional DNA primase/polymerase: MSAEFGRRSGTRGRISQWLRGRRPKAPAETSAGGREALLLAAAAAGLPLAQAAYPSGYRCSCDRVGCPTPARHPVSFAWQTQSTTDRAQIERWARHQPKANFITATGMVHDVLDVPLDAGREALARMLASDIEVGPVAETGDGRMLFFTLTRGTPEDEDEWWPCELDCHPETMDEHPGFRWHCRGSYVLVPPAQLPGGLSVDWVRGPEHPLPDPLTLLEILTDECARYAGENGADQLAAWPHRG, translated from the coding sequence ATGAGCGCAGAGTTCGGCCGCCGCTCCGGCACGCGGGGCAGGATCTCCCAGTGGCTGCGCGGACGCCGGCCCAAGGCCCCCGCGGAGACCTCCGCCGGCGGGCGTGAGGCCCTGCTGCTCGCCGCCGCCGCCGCCGGGCTGCCGCTCGCGCAGGCCGCGTACCCCTCCGGCTACCGCTGTTCGTGTGACCGCGTCGGCTGCCCCACGCCCGCGCGCCACCCCGTCTCCTTCGCCTGGCAGACGCAGTCGACCACCGACCGCGCGCAGATCGAGCGCTGGGCCAGGCACCAGCCGAAGGCGAACTTCATCACCGCGACCGGCATGGTGCACGACGTCCTCGACGTGCCGCTGGACGCCGGGCGCGAGGCGCTGGCGCGGATGCTGGCCTCCGACATCGAGGTCGGCCCCGTCGCGGAGACCGGCGACGGCCGCATGCTCTTCTTCACCCTCACCCGCGGTACGCCCGAGGACGAGGACGAGTGGTGGCCCTGCGAGCTGGACTGCCACCCGGAGACGATGGACGAGCACCCCGGCTTCCGCTGGCACTGCCGCGGCTCGTACGTGCTCGTACCGCCTGCCCAGCTGCCGGGCGGCCTGAGCGTCGACTGGGTGCGCGGCCCCGAGCATCCGCTGCCGGACCCGCTCACGCTCCTGGAGATCCTGACCGACGAATGCGCCCGCTACGCCGGGGAGAACGGCGCGGACCAGCTCGCCGCCTGGCCCCACCGGGGCTGA
- the efeU gene encoding iron uptake transporter permease EfeU yields MFSNYLIGLREGLEASLVVCILIAYLVKTDRRDALKPIWIGIGVAIAVALAFGCLLEFGSQEMTFQAQEGLGGSLSILAVGLVTWMVFWMRRTARHLKSELHGKLDAALAMGTGALVATAFLAVGREGLETALFVWASVHAASDGTPRPLIGVALGLATAVLLGWLFYRGALKINLAKFFTWTGGMLVVVAAGVLAYGVHDLQEADFIPGLTNLAFDISNTIDPTSWYGTLLKGVFNFQPDPTVLQVTVWALYLVPTLTIFLAPVGFASGKGKVKAPDEQTSHGSQPTKAS; encoded by the coding sequence GTGTTCAGCAACTATCTGATCGGTCTCCGCGAGGGCCTGGAGGCCAGCCTCGTCGTCTGCATCCTCATCGCCTACCTGGTGAAGACGGACCGCAGGGACGCCCTGAAGCCGATCTGGATCGGCATCGGCGTCGCCATCGCCGTGGCGCTCGCCTTCGGCTGCCTCCTCGAATTCGGCTCCCAGGAGATGACGTTCCAGGCGCAGGAGGGGCTCGGCGGTTCGCTGTCGATCCTCGCCGTGGGTCTGGTGACGTGGATGGTCTTCTGGATGCGGCGCACCGCCCGGCACCTGAAGTCCGAACTGCACGGCAAACTGGACGCGGCGCTCGCCATGGGAACGGGCGCGCTGGTCGCCACGGCGTTCCTGGCGGTCGGCCGGGAAGGACTGGAGACGGCCCTGTTCGTGTGGGCGTCGGTGCACGCGGCCAGCGACGGCACCCCCCGCCCGCTGATCGGTGTGGCGCTGGGCCTGGCCACCGCGGTCCTCCTCGGCTGGCTCTTCTACCGGGGCGCCCTGAAGATCAACCTCGCCAAGTTCTTCACCTGGACCGGCGGCATGCTGGTCGTCGTCGCCGCGGGCGTGCTCGCGTACGGCGTCCACGACCTCCAGGAGGCCGACTTCATCCCCGGCCTGACGAACCTCGCGTTCGACATCAGCAACACGATCGATCCGACGAGCTGGTACGGCACCCTGCTCAAGGGTGTCTTCAACTTCCAGCCCGACCCGACCGTCCTTCAGGTCACGGTGTGGGCGCTGTACTTGGTCCCTACGCTCACGATCTTCCTCGCCCCGGTAGGGTTCGCCTCCGGGAAGGGGAAGGTGAAGGCACCTGATGAGCAGACTTCGCACGGGTCGCAGCCCACGAAGGCCTCGTAG
- the efeB gene encoding iron uptake transporter deferrochelatase/peroxidase subunit — protein MTDTSDTSDSMDATDGTEGTDGTRAVRSADTGPAPTRRSLIGWGGAGLALGAAAAGGAVAMTRAGNDVDPAGADTGAAVPFHGTHQAGIATAVQDRLHFAAFDVKTDDRAEFVQLLKDWTQAAARMTAGHTVGEGAYGGLAEAPPDDTGEALGLKPSRLTLTIGFGPSLFEKFGLADRRPEALVDLPEFPGDNLDKARSNGDLCVQACADDPQVAVHAIRNLARIGFGKVAIRWSQLGFGKTSSTTPDAQTPRNLMGFKDGTRNIAGTETARLDKFVWADGKDGGTNSSWMTGGSYLVARRIRMNIETWDRTSLQEQEDVFGRDKGEGAPAGKAKEHDKPFLKAMKPDAHVRLAHPDSNDGITILRRGYSFTDGTDGLGRLEAGLFFLAYQRDVRKGFIPLQRSLSRSDALNEYIQHVSSAVFAVPPGVRDKDDWWGRTLFSKEA, from the coding sequence ATGACGGACACTTCGGACACCTCGGACAGCATGGACGCCACGGACGGCACGGAGGGCACGGACGGCACGCGAGCCGTCAGGTCCGCCGATACCGGCCCGGCGCCGACCCGGCGTTCCCTGATCGGCTGGGGCGGTGCCGGGCTCGCGCTCGGTGCCGCCGCGGCCGGCGGCGCCGTCGCGATGACCCGGGCCGGCAACGACGTCGATCCGGCCGGCGCCGACACCGGCGCCGCCGTCCCCTTCCACGGCACGCACCAGGCGGGCATCGCGACAGCGGTCCAGGACCGGCTGCACTTCGCCGCGTTCGACGTGAAGACGGACGACCGCGCCGAGTTCGTCCAGCTCCTCAAGGACTGGACACAGGCGGCCGCCCGGATGACCGCCGGGCACACGGTCGGCGAGGGCGCGTACGGCGGTCTGGCCGAGGCACCGCCGGACGACACCGGTGAGGCGCTGGGGCTCAAGCCCTCGCGGCTGACGCTGACGATCGGCTTCGGTCCGTCGCTGTTCGAGAAGTTCGGTCTGGCGGACCGGCGGCCGGAGGCGCTCGTCGACCTGCCGGAGTTCCCGGGCGACAACCTCGACAAGGCCCGCAGCAACGGCGACCTGTGCGTCCAGGCCTGCGCCGACGACCCGCAGGTGGCGGTGCACGCCATCCGCAACCTGGCCCGCATCGGCTTCGGCAAGGTCGCCATCCGCTGGTCGCAGCTCGGCTTCGGCAAGACCTCGTCGACGACCCCGGACGCGCAGACCCCGCGCAACCTCATGGGCTTCAAGGACGGCACCCGCAACATCGCGGGCACCGAGACCGCGCGGCTGGACAAGTTCGTGTGGGCCGACGGGAAGGACGGCGGCACGAACTCGTCCTGGATGACCGGTGGTTCCTACCTCGTCGCCCGGCGCATCCGGATGAACATCGAGACGTGGGACCGCACTTCGCTCCAGGAGCAGGAGGACGTCTTCGGCCGCGACAAGGGCGAGGGCGCTCCGGCCGGCAAGGCCAAGGAGCACGACAAGCCGTTCCTGAAGGCCATGAAGCCCGACGCCCACGTCCGGCTCGCGCACCCCGACTCCAACGACGGGATCACGATCCTGCGCCGCGGCTACTCCTTCACGGACGGCACGGACGGCCTCGGCCGGCTCGAAGCGGGCCTGTTCTTCCTCGCGTACCAGCGCGACGTGCGCAAGGGGTTCATCCCCCTGCAGCGCAGCCTGTCGCGTTCCGACGCGCTCAACGAGTACATCCAGCACGTGAGTTCGGCGGTCTTCGCCGTCCCGCCCGGCGTCCGGGACAAGGACGACTGGTGGGGCCGGACGCTGTTCTCCAAGGAGGCGTAG
- the efeO gene encoding iron uptake system protein EfeO, whose amino-acid sequence MRAVRLSVVTAAAAAATLAAVTGCTQKSDAKNGDAIQVTAADSKCDTSTKTVPSGQVTLKIENKGSQATEVEIVFPDDRIVSEKENIGPGTKYTLTAEVKAGAYEIACRPGMKGRGVRQKLTVTGGKVAKRDPRLDKAVANYRAWAQAEADTTMPKVKTFADAVKAGDLEAAKKAYAPSRVGWESTEPIAESFGDIDPKTDTRADGLEKGQKWTGWHALEKALWADKKIGDEQKTLADQLVTDLTDWQKRVGKAEITPTSMANGAKELLDEVATGKVTGEEDRYSHTDLSDFKGNVDGAQKAYELLKPVAAENDAALTTELDKQFAALNKLLDKYRTDKTSDGFVSYDKVGKADRKELSDAVNALAEPLSKLAAAVVK is encoded by the coding sequence ATGCGAGCCGTCCGACTCTCCGTTGTCACCGCTGCCGCCGCCGCGGCGACTCTGGCCGCCGTCACGGGTTGCACCCAGAAGAGCGACGCGAAGAACGGCGACGCGATCCAGGTGACGGCCGCGGACTCCAAGTGCGACACCTCGACCAAGACCGTGCCGTCCGGCCAGGTGACGCTGAAGATCGAGAACAAGGGGTCCCAGGCCACCGAGGTCGAGATCGTCTTCCCCGACGACCGGATCGTCTCCGAGAAGGAGAACATCGGCCCCGGCACCAAGTACACGCTGACCGCCGAGGTGAAGGCCGGCGCGTACGAGATCGCCTGCCGCCCGGGGATGAAGGGCCGCGGCGTCCGCCAGAAGCTCACCGTGACCGGCGGCAAGGTCGCCAAGCGGGACCCGCGCCTGGACAAGGCCGTCGCCAATTACCGCGCCTGGGCCCAGGCGGAGGCCGACACCACCATGCCGAAGGTGAAGACGTTCGCCGACGCCGTCAAGGCCGGCGACCTGGAGGCGGCCAAGAAGGCCTACGCCCCCTCGCGCGTCGGCTGGGAGAGCACCGAGCCGATCGCCGAGTCGTTCGGTGACATCGACCCCAAGACCGACACCCGCGCCGACGGCCTGGAGAAGGGCCAGAAGTGGACCGGCTGGCACGCGCTGGAGAAGGCGCTGTGGGCGGACAAGAAGATCGGTGACGAGCAGAAGACCCTCGCCGACCAGCTCGTCACCGACCTGACCGACTGGCAGAAGCGCGTCGGCAAGGCCGAGATCACCCCGACCTCCATGGCCAACGGCGCCAAGGAACTGCTCGACGAGGTCGCCACCGGCAAGGTCACCGGCGAGGAGGACCGCTACTCGCACACCGACCTCAGCGACTTCAAGGGCAACGTCGACGGCGCGCAGAAGGCGTACGAGCTGCTCAAGCCGGTCGCCGCGGAGAACGACGCGGCGCTGACGACGGAGCTCGACAAGCAGTTCGCCGCGCTGAACAAGCTGCTGGACAAGTACCGGACGGACAAGACCTCGGACGGCTTCGTGTCGTACGACAAGGTCGGCAAGGCCGACCGCAAGGAGCTCTCGGACGCGGTCAACGCGCTCGCAGAGCCCCTTTCCAAGCTCGCCGCCGCCGTCGTGAAGTAG
- a CDS encoding PhzF family phenazine biosynthesis protein, which yields MTDYDVLRVFCGPGGGYGNELGVVREGSVMPDRAERQEFAAKLGFSETVFVDDPERGVIDIYTPTLRLPFAGHPCVGVGWLLDVPELVTPAGVVGVRLDGEFSWIEARSEWAPPRTLRRHGSAAEVEALDVPPSGEWIYAWAWEDEAGGRVRARAFPGRNDGIEEDEATGAAALLLTQQLGRALNITQGVGSQILTAPQPNDWVEVGGRVRLER from the coding sequence GTGACTGACTACGACGTGCTGCGGGTCTTCTGCGGACCAGGCGGCGGGTATGGCAATGAGCTCGGTGTCGTGCGCGAGGGCTCCGTGATGCCGGACCGCGCGGAGCGGCAGGAGTTCGCCGCGAAGCTCGGCTTCAGCGAGACCGTGTTCGTCGACGACCCCGAGCGCGGGGTCATCGACATCTACACCCCGACGCTGCGGCTGCCGTTCGCCGGTCACCCCTGTGTCGGGGTGGGCTGGCTGCTCGACGTGCCCGAACTGGTCACGCCCGCCGGTGTGGTGGGAGTCCGGCTGGACGGCGAGTTCAGCTGGATCGAGGCACGGTCCGAGTGGGCGCCGCCGCGCACGCTCCGGCGGCACGGGTCCGCGGCCGAGGTCGAAGCGCTCGACGTGCCGCCGTCGGGGGAGTGGATCTACGCCTGGGCCTGGGAGGACGAGGCCGGCGGGCGGGTGCGGGCCCGTGCCTTTCCCGGCCGCAACGACGGCATCGAGGAGGACGAGGCCACCGGGGCGGCGGCACTGCTGCTGACCCAGCAACTCGGCCGGGCCCTCAACATCACCCAGGGCGTCGGCTCGCAGATCCTCACGGCCCCCCAGCCGAACGACTGGGTCGAGGTGGGCGGCCGGGTCCGCCTGGAACGCTGA
- a CDS encoding biliverdin-producing heme oxygenase, with protein sequence MSAPAASNPAGTPFSTLIRTASHEQHTEAETSTFMGDLLGGRLGVEAYARYTEQLWFVYEALEAEAGRLAADPVAGPFLRPELLRRTALERDLAHLRGPDWRDTLTALPATRAYADRVTRCAREWPGGYVAHHYTRYLGDLSGGQIIRGKAEQTWGFSRKGDGVRFYVFEDIANPAAFKRGYRELLDGVPADDLEKQRIVAECKRAFALNTGVFRALGEEFPLTA encoded by the coding sequence ATGAGCGCGCCCGCCGCCTCGAACCCGGCGGGCACACCCTTCTCGACGCTCATCCGCACCGCGTCGCACGAGCAGCACACCGAGGCGGAGACCTCGACGTTCATGGGCGACCTGCTCGGCGGCCGGCTCGGCGTCGAGGCGTACGCCCGCTACACGGAGCAGTTGTGGTTCGTGTACGAGGCGTTGGAGGCGGAAGCCGGGCGGCTGGCCGCCGATCCGGTGGCCGGGCCCTTCCTGCGCCCCGAACTGCTGCGCCGCACCGCCCTGGAACGCGACCTCGCCCATCTGCGAGGCCCCGACTGGCGTGACACGCTCACCGCGCTGCCGGCGACCCGCGCGTACGCGGACCGGGTCACGCGGTGCGCCCGCGAGTGGCCGGGCGGCTATGTCGCCCACCACTACACCCGGTATCTCGGGGATCTGTCCGGCGGCCAGATCATCCGCGGCAAGGCCGAACAGACCTGGGGCTTCAGCCGCAAGGGGGACGGCGTCCGCTTCTACGTGTTCGAGGACATCGCCAACCCGGCCGCGTTCAAGCGGGGTTATCGCGAACTGCTGGACGGTGTCCCGGCCGACGACCTGGAGAAGCAGCGGATCGTGGCGGAGTGCAAGCGGGCTTTCGCCCTGAACACCGGGGTGTTCAGGGCCCTCGGCGAGGAGTTCCCGCTGACCGCGTGA
- the map gene encoding type I methionyl aminopeptidase, with product MSGQSLLVPGELSPTRPVPGNIRRPEYVGKPAPTPYTGPEVQTPETIEAMRIAGRIAAQAMAEAAKLIAPGVTTDELDRVAHAYMCDHGAYPSTLGYRGFPKSLCTSVNEVICHGIPDSTVLRDGDIINLDVTAYIGGVHGDNNATYLVGAVDEESRLLVERTRESLDRAIKAVRPGRQINIIGRVIESYAKRFGYGVVRDFTGHGINSSFHSGLIVPHYDNPNAATVMQPGMTFTIEPMLTLGTHEYDMWDDGWTVVTKDRRRTAQFEHTLVVTGSGAEILTLP from the coding sequence ATGTCTGGCCAGTCGCTGCTCGTACCAGGGGAGCTTTCTCCCACCCGTCCCGTACCGGGAAACATCAGGCGTCCCGAGTACGTGGGAAAGCCCGCCCCCACGCCGTACACCGGACCGGAGGTGCAGACACCCGAGACGATCGAGGCGATGCGGATCGCCGGGCGGATCGCCGCGCAGGCGATGGCCGAGGCCGCGAAGCTCATCGCGCCCGGTGTCACGACCGACGAGCTGGACCGGGTCGCGCACGCCTACATGTGCGACCACGGCGCCTACCCGTCGACCCTCGGCTACCGCGGCTTCCCCAAATCGCTGTGCACCTCGGTCAACGAGGTCATCTGCCACGGCATCCCCGACTCCACGGTCCTGCGTGACGGCGACATCATCAACCTCGACGTCACGGCGTACATCGGCGGTGTGCACGGCGACAACAACGCGACCTACCTGGTCGGCGCCGTCGACGAGGAGTCGAGGCTCCTGGTCGAGCGGACCCGGGAGTCCCTCGACCGCGCGATCAAGGCGGTCAGGCCCGGGCGCCAGATCAACATCATCGGGCGGGTCATCGAGTCGTACGCGAAGCGCTTCGGGTACGGGGTCGTCCGGGACTTCACCGGCCACGGGATCAACTCCTCGTTCCACTCCGGTCTGATCGTCCCGCACTACGACAACCCGAACGCGGCCACCGTCATGCAGCCCGGGATGACCTTCACCATCGAGCCCATGCTCACGCTCGGCACGCACGAGTACGACATGTGGGACGACGGGTGGACGGTCGTGACGAAGGACCGCAGGCGCACGGCGCAGTTCGAGCACACCCTCGTCGTCACCGGGAGCGGCGCCGAGATCCTCACCCTGCCGTAG